The Niabella beijingensis genomic interval TTACGGGGTACCGGCTGAACAGCGCCAGGTTGTCTTTGGAAGAAGCGGTGTTCAGATAATACCCCAGGGAATCCGCAATGCGTTGCTGCGATCCATAAGCTTCCTGCATGGTAATGAGGTCTGCATGTGTTGCCTTTATCAGATCAATCACCTTGTTGGGTCCGTTATTACCCAGGTGCACGCCGCCGTGCCATATATTCCATTGCAATACTTTTATAATACCCTGGTCTGTTCTGCTGCTGCCGGTAATCCTTTTCGCGACCAGACCTATCCCTGTTTCCGGCTGGTAGCGGCGTTTATTCAACCGGAAGGAAGGAAGGGTTATTTCCACCCGGTTACCGGCCACGGCATTTTCTGCAATATCGGCAGTGACCAGAAAATAATTGATCCCGGGACCGAGACGAAACGGCCTGCCTGCAAACCGCAGCACCCGTTCCGGAGGTCTTCCATTGCCAAACAATTCCTCCCGGATCCCGGAAGATGGGGTCTTACCCGCATAATACACATGAATACGGCTGATATCCGGCAATGCAGCAACCTTCGACAGATCGAGCATTAATTCATCCAGGTATAAAGGCGCTGCTGTTCCGGTAACAGCAATACGCAATTTGAGGAGCTGATCGTCTGATGTCCCTGCATCCGCGTCCCATTCGCTGGCCACTACCACGGCATTAAAAAGCCGTTGTCGGGTTGGTTTATCAAACCGCAACGCATCATTTACCACCGTTGAGGCCAATGGAGCATCGCCTCTGTAGTTGATCCGGCCATTGCGCAGGTGGTAGGCCTGATCCCCCTTTCCCACCCAATTCACTACCATATCCTCCAGCTCATCATCAAATGTATAGTAAGCGACAAGCGCTTTAAATCCCGGATGATCCGGTGTCAGCGAACGGTACCTCCATTCGCGCAGGATGCGCTGCGGAACAGCCGTGTTCCAGATGCGCACTTCATCCATCAGTCCGCCAAATACGGCAGCCGCATCTTCCTGCACCCCCAAGGCTCCCGGTAATATAGCAGCTGCACCCCGTTTACTGTCTGCCAGTACTCCGTCGAGGTACAGACGGGTGGTCTTACCATCGCAACTCAATGCTACATGATGCCATTTGTTGTCCAGCACTGTGGGCGACCAAAGACCTGCCTTTTCATTGTGCAACCGGCCCTTCTTTAAAACCAGCGGCAATGCATCCGTGGTACTCAGCTGACTGTACTCCCCGCCTCCAAAGATGACCTCCTGCTCTTTCCAGGAAGTATCATCCCCCTTTATCCAGGCTTCCAGGGTCCAGGGAGCTTTGATGATCCCCATGCCGGTACGCACATTGTTATCTTTTCCATCCAGGTGCAGGACCCTGTTGCCGGCAAACTGGGGGAATACGGTGGTTACAGACAGAAATGACAGCCATACAGTTAACAGATACCTCACCTTACAATCAATTTTATTATCGTAGTCTGCAGCATTATGTGCGCTTCTAAAGAGCTGGCGACCATGCTACGAAAACGGTAAGCTATTTTATTAAATTGATTGAACATTCATTTAATAAAAAAATTAACGTTCCGTTAATATTACACAGACGAACAGTTGTTTTATAACCGGAGCGATCGTATTGTTTTTCACCCGGTGCCATCAACCGCTTTATGTTGCCGGTCATACAGCGGGTGACGGAAACATTACCACACTATAAAAAAAGGCGGCCTGTTTCCAGGCCACCTCTGATATCTATGAAACTCAAACGGTGCGAATGGTTATACCAGGTCGAAGCGATCCAGGTTCATGACTTTATTCCAGGCGGCAACAAAATCCCGCACAAATTTTTCCGCTCCGTCTGTACTTGCATAAACCTCGGCGATGGCCCGCAGTTCTGCGTTGGAGCCCAATACCAGGTCGGCACGGGTGGCGGTCCATTTAACGGCTCCGGTGGCACGATCGCTGCCTTCAAACAGCTCCCGGTCGTCGGTAATGGCTTTCCAGGCGGTGCGCATATCCAGCAGGTTCACAAAGAAATCGTTGGTAAGCTGTCCCGGACGTTGTGTAAATAACCCATGTGCGGAAGCGTCAAAATTAGTTCCGAGTACGCGCAGGCCGCCAACCAGCACCGTCAGTTCCGGTGCCGTAAGTGTCAGTAGTTGTGCCTTATCGATCAGCAATGCTTCTGTAGATGCACCCAGGCCTGTTTTACGGTAATTACGGAAGCCGTCAGCCAGGGGCTCCAGAAACGCAATCGATTCCACATCCGTTTGCTCCTGGGAAGCGTCCGTACGGCCCGGTGTTACAGGAACCGTAATATTCTGTCCCGCATCTTTGGCGGCTTTTTCGATACCCGCGGCACCTGCCAGTACGATCAGGTCGGCGATCGATACTTTTTTATTTTCCGCCTGTGCTGCGTTGAAATCTTTCCGGATGTTTTCCAGTACATCCAGCACTTTTTGCAGTTGTGCCGGGTTATTTACCTGCCAGTAGCGTTGCGGGGCCAGACGGATCCGGGCACCATTGGCGCCCCCCCGTTTATCACCACCGCGGAACGTAGAGGCCGAGGCCCAGGCAGTGGTCACCAGCTCCGATATGCTCAGCCCCGACTCCAGTACTTTTGCTTTTAATGCGGCAATATCCTTATCATCGATCAACACATGATCCGGTTCTGGAACAGGGTCCTGCCAGAGCAGTATTTCGGCCGGAACATCAGGTCCGAGGTAGCGCGACCGTGGTCCCAGATCCCGGTGGGTAAGTTTGAACCAGGCCCGTGCAAAAGCGTCGGCAAAGGCTTCCGGGTCTTCCAGAAAGCGCCGGGAGATCTTTTCATAAACCGGATCGAACCGCAGGGAAAGATCGGTTGTAAGCATGGTGGGACGGTGTTTTTTACCCGGGTCAAACGCATCGGGGATGATGTCTTCCCCATCTTTGGCTACCCATTGATGCGCTCCCGCCGGGCTTTTGGTCAGCTCCCATTCATGACCAAACAGGTTCTCAAAAAAGTTATTGCTCCATTGGGTGGGGGTTTTGGTCCAGGTCACTTCCAGTCCGCTGGTGATCGCATCTGCGCCCACGCCTTTGCCGAAGCTGTTCGCCCAGCCCAATCCCTGCGCCTCCATGCCTGCGGCTTCTGGTTCTTTTCCAACATGTGTGGCCGGTGCTGCACCGTGTGTTTTACCAAAGCTATGCCCGCCGGCGATCAGCGCTACGGTTTCTTCATCATTCATGGCCATTCGCCCGAACGTATCGCGGATGTCCTTTGCTGCGGCAATGGGATCCGGGTTACCATCCGGTCCTTCGGGGTTTACATAAATCAGTCCCATCTGTACCGCGGCAAGCGGTTTCTCGAGGTTACGGGAGTGGATATCACCATCAGCATTGTCGTCTGAAACCACAACTCCCCCTTTTTTCTCTACGCCCGGATCTCCGTGTGCATAACGTATATCGCCTCCCAGCCAGGTGGTCTCTGCGCCCCAGTACACGTCTTCTGCCGGCTCCCAGGCATCCTCCCGTCCGCCCGCAAAACCAAAGGTTTTAAAGCCCATGGACTCCAGGGCCACATTGCCGGTCAGGATCAGCAGATCGGCCCAGGATATCTTATTGCCATATTTTTGTTTGATGGGCCAGAGCAGTCTGCGCGCCTTGTCCAGACTCACATTGTCGGGCCAGCTGTTCAGGGGTGCGAACCGCTGTTGCCCGGAACCCGCTCCGCCACGGCCATCCCCCACCCGGTAAGTGCCGGCACTATGCCAGGCCATGCGGATAAAAAGCCCTCCGTAATGACCAAAATCCGCCGGCCACCAATCCTGCGAATCGGTCATCAGCACATGCAGGTCTTTTTTTACGGCCTCAAGATCGAGGCTGTTAAAGGCTGCCGCATAATTAAAATTTCCATCCATCGGGTTCGATAAGGAAGAATGTTGCCGCAAAATATTCAGCTTAAGCTGGTTGGGCCACCAGTCGCGGTTCTTGGTGCCGCCTCCGCCTGCATTTTGTTTCATCGTGCCATTGTGAAAAGGGCATTTACTGATGTCATTCGGGTCTTTTTCCATTTTTATAAATTTTATTGATTGATCTCAGATTTGTTCCAGACAAACTTATGACTTTTGAGAAATAAACACAATCAATTAATTTTATAATCTAATAGTTAAAAACTATCATGACATTCGTTCAACTGGAATATATTATTGCACTGGAGCAGCTGAAACATTTTGCCCGGGCGGCAGCGCATTGCCATGTAACACAGCCCTCGCTGAGCATGCAGGTACAGAAACTGGAGGAAGAACTGGGCGTTACTCTGTTC includes:
- a CDS encoding endonuclease/exonuclease/phosphatase family protein; translated protein: MRYLLTVWLSFLSVTTVFPQFAGNRVLHLDGKDNNVRTGMGIIKAPWTLEAWIKGDDTSWKEQEVIFGGGEYSQLSTTDALPLVLKKGRLHNEKAGLWSPTVLDNKWHHVALSCDGKTTRLYLDGVLADSKRGAAAILPGALGVQEDAAAVFGGLMDEVRIWNTAVPQRILREWRYRSLTPDHPGFKALVAYYTFDDELEDMVVNWVGKGDQAYHLRNGRINYRGDAPLASTVVNDALRFDKPTRQRLFNAVVVASEWDADAGTSDDQLLKLRIAVTGTAAPLYLDELMLDLSKVAALPDISRIHVYYAGKTPSSGIREELFGNGRPPERVLRFAGRPFRLGPGINYFLVTADIAENAVAGNRVEITLPSFRLNKRRYQPETGIGLVAKRITGSSRTDQGIIKVLQWNIWHGGVHLGNNGPNKVIDLIKATHADLITMQEAYGSQQRIADSLGYYLNTASSKDNLALFSRYPVTGIPTAYKTFNSNPVMVSLPGGRRMLVNACWLRYAYRPEYTSVFQEPGQDTRTWIAEDSLLGLADARAVIEKDTGPYLNDTLPAIIGGDFNSCSHLDWTKAAAPLHFGYGPVAFPISRYLLKEGYKDSFREMNPDEVARPEGTWAVIYGHLQRYRIDFLYYKGNNIKAVASKIIKTTPEIDSVWPSDHAAVLTTFRLTGF
- the katG gene encoding catalase/peroxidase HPI, translating into MEKDPNDISKCPFHNGTMKQNAGGGGTKNRDWWPNQLKLNILRQHSSLSNPMDGNFNYAAAFNSLDLEAVKKDLHVLMTDSQDWWPADFGHYGGLFIRMAWHSAGTYRVGDGRGGAGSGQQRFAPLNSWPDNVSLDKARRLLWPIKQKYGNKISWADLLILTGNVALESMGFKTFGFAGGREDAWEPAEDVYWGAETTWLGGDIRYAHGDPGVEKKGGVVVSDDNADGDIHSRNLEKPLAAVQMGLIYVNPEGPDGNPDPIAAAKDIRDTFGRMAMNDEETVALIAGGHSFGKTHGAAPATHVGKEPEAAGMEAQGLGWANSFGKGVGADAITSGLEVTWTKTPTQWSNNFFENLFGHEWELTKSPAGAHQWVAKDGEDIIPDAFDPGKKHRPTMLTTDLSLRFDPVYEKISRRFLEDPEAFADAFARAWFKLTHRDLGPRSRYLGPDVPAEILLWQDPVPEPDHVLIDDKDIAALKAKVLESGLSISELVTTAWASASTFRGGDKRGGANGARIRLAPQRYWQVNNPAQLQKVLDVLENIRKDFNAAQAENKKVSIADLIVLAGAAGIEKAAKDAGQNITVPVTPGRTDASQEQTDVESIAFLEPLADGFRNYRKTGLGASTEALLIDKAQLLTLTAPELTVLVGGLRVLGTNFDASAHGLFTQRPGQLTNDFFVNLLDMRTAWKAITDDRELFEGSDRATGAVKWTATRADLVLGSNAELRAIAEVYASTDGAEKFVRDFVAAWNKVMNLDRFDLV